From a region of the Castor canadensis chromosome 7, mCasCan1.hap1v2, whole genome shotgun sequence genome:
- the LOC109688705 gene encoding uricase isoform X1, protein METPGLGSTRSSLNCRENDEVEFVRTGYGKDMVKVLHIQRDGKYHSIKEVATSVQLTLSSKRDYLHGDNSDIIPTDTIKNTVQVLAKFKGIKSIESFAMNICGHFISSFDHVTRAHVYVEEVPWKRFEKNGVKHVHAFIHTPTGTHFCEVEQMRNGPPVIHSGIKDLKVLKTTQSGFEGFLKDQFTTLPEVKDRCFATQVYCKWRYHQSKDVDFEATWGTVWDIVLEKFAGPYDKGEYSPSVQKTLYDIQVLSLSQLPEIEDMEISLPNIHYFNIDMSKMGLINKEEVLLPLDNPYGKITGTVKRKLSSRL, encoded by the exons AATGATGAAGTGGAGTTTGTTCGAACTGGCTATGGGAAGGATATGGTAAAAGTTCTCCATATTCAACGAGATGGAAAATATCATAGCATTAAAGAGGTGGCAACTTCAGTACAACTGACTCTGAGCTCCAAAAGAGATTATCTGCATGGCGATAATTCAGACATCATCCCTACAGAcaccatcaagaacacagttCAGGTCTTGGCAAAGTTCAAAGGG ataaaaagCATAGAAAGCTTTGCTATGAATATCTGTGggcatttcatttcttcttttgaccaCGTCACCCGAGCTCATGTCTACGTGGAAGAAGTTCCCTGGAAGCGGTTTGAAAAG AATGGAGTTAAGCATGTCCATGCATTTATCCACACTCCCACGGGAACACACTTCTGTGAGGTTGAACAGATGAGAAATG GACCTCCAGTCATTCATTCTGGAATCAAAGACCTCAAGGTCTTGAAAACCACCCAGTCTGGATTTGAAGGATTCCTCAAGGACCAATTCACCACCCTTCCTGAAGTGAAGGACCGGTGCTTTGCCACCCAAGTATACTGCAAGTGGCGCTATCACCAGAGCAAAGATGTGGACTTTGAGGCTACTTG GGGCACTGTTTGGGACATTGTCCTGGAGAAATTTGCTGGACCCTATGACAAAGGCGAGTACTCACCCTCTGTCCAGAAGACCCTCTATGACATACAGGTGCTCTCCCTGAGCCAGCTTCCTGAG atagaAGATATGGAAATCAGCCTGCCAAACATACACTACTTTAATATAGACATGTCCAAAATGGGACTGATCAACAAGGAAGAG GTCTTGTTGCCGTTAGACAATCCATATGGCAAAATTACTGGTACAGTCAAGAGGAAGTTGTCATCAAGGCTGTGA
- the LOC109688705 gene encoding uricase isoform X2: MVKVLHIQRDGKYHSIKEVATSVQLTLSSKRDYLHGDNSDIIPTDTIKNTVQVLAKFKGIKSIESFAMNICGHFISSFDHVTRAHVYVEEVPWKRFEKNGVKHVHAFIHTPTGTHFCEVEQMRNGPPVIHSGIKDLKVLKTTQSGFEGFLKDQFTTLPEVKDRCFATQVYCKWRYHQSKDVDFEATWGTVWDIVLEKFAGPYDKGEYSPSVQKTLYDIQVLSLSQLPEIEDMEISLPNIHYFNIDMSKMGLINKEEVLLPLDNPYGKITGTVKRKLSSRL, from the exons ATGGTAAAAGTTCTCCATATTCAACGAGATGGAAAATATCATAGCATTAAAGAGGTGGCAACTTCAGTACAACTGACTCTGAGCTCCAAAAGAGATTATCTGCATGGCGATAATTCAGACATCATCCCTACAGAcaccatcaagaacacagttCAGGTCTTGGCAAAGTTCAAAGGG ataaaaagCATAGAAAGCTTTGCTATGAATATCTGTGggcatttcatttcttcttttgaccaCGTCACCCGAGCTCATGTCTACGTGGAAGAAGTTCCCTGGAAGCGGTTTGAAAAG AATGGAGTTAAGCATGTCCATGCATTTATCCACACTCCCACGGGAACACACTTCTGTGAGGTTGAACAGATGAGAAATG GACCTCCAGTCATTCATTCTGGAATCAAAGACCTCAAGGTCTTGAAAACCACCCAGTCTGGATTTGAAGGATTCCTCAAGGACCAATTCACCACCCTTCCTGAAGTGAAGGACCGGTGCTTTGCCACCCAAGTATACTGCAAGTGGCGCTATCACCAGAGCAAAGATGTGGACTTTGAGGCTACTTG GGGCACTGTTTGGGACATTGTCCTGGAGAAATTTGCTGGACCCTATGACAAAGGCGAGTACTCACCCTCTGTCCAGAAGACCCTCTATGACATACAGGTGCTCTCCCTGAGCCAGCTTCCTGAG atagaAGATATGGAAATCAGCCTGCCAAACATACACTACTTTAATATAGACATGTCCAAAATGGGACTGATCAACAAGGAAGAG GTCTTGTTGCCGTTAGACAATCCATATGGCAAAATTACTGGTACAGTCAAGAGGAAGTTGTCATCAAGGCTGTGA